From Halobacterium sp. R2-5, the proteins below share one genomic window:
- a CDS encoding aminopeptidase, with translation MTALRAAAETAVEQCLGLEPEESCVVVTDDKRREIGEALYEVASEITDATLLRYPPGDQHGEEPPGPVAAAMADADVFIAPTTKSLSHTRARGAANDAGARGATLPGITEDVFTTGLDADYETIARHCEDMLAQVEDADELRVTTPAGTDTTFEPGNREWRDDTGIVHEPGDFSNLPAGEVFVSPEDANGTYVVDGTMMPHGRLDEDEELTFEVEDGYVTDISDSQVREQVEAASEQVGDDAYNLAELGIGTNVAVTELVGSVLLDEKAAGTVHVAIGDDAGIGGDTDAPLHLDGIIREPTVFADGEEVELPSP, from the coding sequence ATGACAGCCCTGCGAGCGGCCGCGGAGACCGCCGTCGAACAGTGCCTCGGCCTCGAACCCGAGGAGTCCTGCGTGGTCGTCACCGACGACAAGCGCCGGGAGATCGGCGAGGCGCTCTACGAGGTCGCCAGCGAGATCACGGACGCGACGCTGCTTCGGTATCCGCCGGGCGACCAGCACGGCGAGGAGCCGCCGGGCCCCGTCGCCGCCGCGATGGCGGACGCGGACGTGTTCATCGCGCCGACGACGAAGAGCCTGAGTCACACGCGCGCTCGCGGCGCCGCCAACGACGCCGGCGCCCGCGGCGCAACCCTCCCCGGCATCACGGAGGACGTGTTCACGACCGGTCTCGACGCCGACTACGAGACCATCGCCCGGCACTGCGAGGACATGCTCGCGCAGGTCGAGGACGCGGACGAACTCCGTGTGACGACGCCCGCGGGCACGGACACCACGTTCGAACCCGGGAACCGCGAGTGGCGCGACGACACCGGCATCGTCCACGAGCCCGGCGACTTCTCGAACCTCCCCGCGGGCGAGGTGTTCGTCTCCCCCGAGGACGCGAACGGCACGTACGTCGTCGACGGCACGATGATGCCCCACGGCCGCCTCGACGAGGACGAAGAGCTCACCTTCGAGGTCGAGGACGGCTACGTCACGGACATCTCGGATTCGCAGGTCCGCGAGCAGGTCGAGGCCGCCAGCGAGCAGGTCGGCGACGACGCGTACAACCTCGCGGAGCTCGGCATCGGTACGAACGTCGCCGTCACCGAGCTCGTCGGGAGCGTCCTCCTCGACGAGAAGGCCGCGGGCACCGTCCACGTCGCCATCGGCGACGACGCCGGCATCGGCGGCGACACGGACGCCCCCCTGCACCTCGACGGCATCATCCGGGAGCCCACGGTCTTCGCCGACGGTGAGGAAGTCGAATTGCCGAGCCCGTAA
- a CDS encoding type II glyceraldehyde-3-phosphate dehydrogenase: MIRVGINGYGTIGKRVADAVRDQPDMDVVGVAKTRPNYEAEQAVERGYDLYAAIEDRAHQFSEAGIETAGLVDELVATSDVVVDATPSGIGAQNRSLYEEYDTPAIYQGGEDAGVADVSFNARSNYDDAVDADHVRVVSCNTTGLSRLVAPLREAYGVEKVRATLVRRGGDPSQTGRGPINDILPNPISIPSHHGPDVQTIFPDLDIDTLGLKVPATLMHMHAINVELAAEPDADEVRDLLGEQSRITVVDEDLGIEGTGQLKEWALDRGRPRGDLWENCLWGESVTTEGSDFYCFQAIHQESDVVPENVDAIRAITDSADAAESVATTNDALGI, encoded by the coding sequence ATGATTCGCGTCGGCATCAACGGCTACGGCACCATCGGGAAGCGAGTCGCGGACGCGGTCCGCGACCAGCCCGACATGGACGTCGTCGGCGTCGCCAAGACCCGCCCGAACTACGAGGCCGAGCAGGCCGTCGAGCGCGGCTACGACCTCTACGCCGCAATCGAAGACCGCGCCCACCAGTTCTCCGAGGCCGGCATCGAGACCGCGGGCCTCGTCGACGAACTCGTCGCGACCAGCGACGTCGTCGTAGACGCCACGCCCTCCGGCATCGGCGCGCAGAACCGCTCGCTGTACGAGGAGTACGACACGCCCGCCATCTACCAGGGCGGCGAGGACGCCGGCGTGGCGGACGTCTCGTTCAACGCGCGCTCGAACTACGACGACGCCGTTGACGCCGACCACGTCCGCGTCGTCTCCTGCAACACGACGGGGCTCTCGCGGCTCGTCGCGCCGCTCCGCGAGGCGTACGGCGTCGAGAAGGTGCGCGCGACGCTCGTGCGGCGCGGCGGCGACCCGAGCCAGACCGGCCGCGGCCCCATCAACGACATCCTCCCGAACCCCATCTCGATTCCGAGCCACCACGGCCCCGACGTGCAGACCATCTTCCCCGACCTCGACATCGACACGCTCGGGCTGAAGGTGCCCGCGACCCTGATGCACATGCACGCGATAAACGTCGAGCTCGCCGCCGAACCCGACGCCGACGAGGTCCGGGACCTGCTCGGCGAGCAGTCCCGCATCACGGTCGTCGACGAGGACCTCGGTATCGAGGGGACGGGGCAGCTCAAGGAGTGGGCGCTCGACCGCGGTCGCCCGCGCGGCGACCTCTGGGAGAACTGCCTCTGGGGCGAATCCGTCACCACCGAGGGCAGCGACTTCTACTGCTTCCAGGCCATCCACCAGGAGTCCGACGTCGTCCCCGAGAACGTCGACGCGATCCGCGCGATCACGGACAGCGCGGACGCCGCGGAGTCGGTCGCGACGACGAACGACGCCCTCGGAATCTGA
- a CDS encoding SHOCT domain-containing protein: MARQHSTGRFVAGALAVIAAVVAVPALAGGLGGTAAPMHHAAGGHVGGYAMGGGWLGLGGPVWWLLLAAVAGVGLLAFSGRDDTDGDDALAAARRAYARGDLTDEEYERRREALRTDD; this comes from the coding sequence ATGGCACGACAACACTCGACCGGTCGTTTCGTCGCCGGCGCGCTCGCGGTGATCGCCGCAGTCGTCGCGGTGCCCGCGCTCGCCGGCGGACTCGGCGGCACCGCCGCGCCGATGCACCACGCGGCTGGCGGACACGTCGGCGGGTACGCGATGGGCGGCGGCTGGCTCGGCCTCGGCGGACCGGTGTGGTGGCTGCTCCTCGCGGCCGTCGCCGGCGTCGGCCTCCTCGCGTTCAGCGGCCGCGACGACACCGACGGCGACGACGCGCTGGCGGCGGCCCGGCGCGCGTACGCACGCGGCGATCTCACTGACGAGGAGTACGAGCGGCGCCGCGAGGCGCTCCGGACCGACGACTGA
- a CDS encoding Hsp20/alpha crystallin family protein — MRRDDRDDPFDDIFREIERMMDDMMDGASGFDGDQSGFSTDTHVDVHETDDEVRVIADLPGVEKDDISVQCDGEQVTISAHGETREYDERITLPGPVDPRSGSASYNNGILEITFERDGESTNIDVE; from the coding sequence ATGAGACGCGACGACCGGGACGACCCATTCGACGACATCTTCCGCGAGATCGAGCGGATGATGGACGACATGATGGACGGCGCGAGCGGTTTCGACGGCGACCAGTCCGGGTTCTCGACCGACACCCACGTCGACGTCCACGAGACCGACGACGAGGTGCGCGTCATCGCCGACCTCCCCGGCGTCGAGAAAGACGACATCTCCGTGCAGTGCGACGGCGAGCAGGTCACCATCAGCGCGCACGGCGAGACCCGCGAGTACGACGAGCGCATTACTCTCCCCGGCCCCGTCGACCCGCGCTCTGGTTCCGCGAGCTACAACAACGGTATCCTAGAAATCACGTTCGAGCGCGACGGCGAGTCGACGAACATCGACGTCGAGTAG
- a CDS encoding RimK family alpha-L-glutamate ligase yields MLGLAVANDTETFERMRGPLADRGIRAEHVSVREAVTPLSDPPVDPERFDAGFVFPGRLMEGGVVDAFLGVPWVNDRAAVLRSRNKAGALATLADAGVPVPETVYVSNPADEDEVRAAFERFDAPVVVKPNSTTRGVGVAKVHDADSLSGVTDYLELVHDYRATGDKSYLVQEFLPDAADYRVMVLAGEVVGAVRRSAPEGWKHNVHRGADAAGVELPEELRELAVDAASALDIDFLGVDLLVTDERAVVNETNARPTIDDEEKYDEGFYDALADVVEKTAARER; encoded by the coding sequence ATGCTCGGGCTGGCGGTCGCCAACGACACGGAGACGTTCGAGCGGATGCGCGGGCCGCTGGCGGACCGCGGGATTCGCGCCGAACACGTCTCCGTCCGCGAGGCCGTCACGCCGCTGTCGGACCCGCCCGTCGACCCGGAGCGCTTCGACGCGGGGTTCGTGTTCCCGGGGCGGCTGATGGAGGGCGGCGTGGTGGACGCGTTCCTCGGCGTGCCGTGGGTGAACGACCGCGCGGCCGTGCTGCGCTCCCGGAACAAGGCCGGCGCGCTCGCGACGCTCGCGGACGCCGGCGTCCCCGTCCCGGAGACGGTCTACGTCTCGAATCCAGCCGACGAGGACGAAGTACGCGCAGCGTTCGAGCGCTTCGACGCGCCCGTGGTCGTGAAGCCGAACTCCACGACGCGCGGCGTCGGCGTCGCGAAGGTCCACGACGCGGACTCGCTGTCCGGCGTCACCGACTACCTCGAACTGGTCCACGACTACCGCGCGACCGGCGACAAGTCCTACCTGGTGCAGGAGTTCCTCCCGGACGCCGCGGACTACCGCGTGATGGTCTTGGCCGGCGAGGTCGTCGGCGCAGTTCGGCGGTCTGCGCCGGAGGGATGGAAGCACAACGTCCACCGCGGCGCGGACGCCGCCGGCGTGGAGCTCCCCGAGGAGCTGCGGGAGCTCGCGGTGGACGCTGCTTCGGCACTCGACATCGACTTTCTGGGCGTGGATCTGCTCGTGACCGACGAGCGCGCGGTGGTCAACGAGACGAACGCGCGCCCGACGATCGACGACGAGGAGAAGTACGACGAAGGGTTCTACGACGCGCTCGCGGACGTGGTCGAGAAGACTGCGGCGCGCGAGCGCTGA
- a CDS encoding 50S ribosomal protein L16: protein MSEKPASMYRKIDKPSYTRRDYVTGIPGSKIAQHQMGDLQADADDYPVQISLVPEEECQLRHGSLEAARLSANRHLIKELGEGNYKMSLRKFPHQIIRENKQATGAGADRVSDGMRQAFGVPVGTAARIYPGEQLFTAYCEVEQAEAVKEAFRRAYNKITPPCKINVERGEELLVR from the coding sequence ATGTCCGAGAAGCCGGCCTCCATGTACCGGAAAATCGACAAGCCGTCGTACACCCGTCGCGACTACGTCACGGGCATTCCGGGCTCGAAGATCGCACAGCACCAGATGGGCGACCTGCAGGCGGACGCCGACGACTACCCCGTCCAGATCAGCCTCGTGCCCGAGGAGGAGTGCCAGCTCCGCCACGGCTCCCTGGAGGCGGCGCGCCTGTCCGCGAACCGCCACCTCATCAAGGAACTCGGCGAGGGCAACTACAAGATGAGCCTCCGCAAGTTCCCCCACCAGATCATCCGGGAGAACAAGCAGGCGACCGGCGCGGGTGCGGACCGCGTCTCCGACGGGATGCGCCAGGCGTTCGGCGTCCCGGTCGGCACCGCCGCCCGCATCTACCCGGGCGAGCAGCTGTTCACCGCGTACTGCGAGGTCGAGCAGGCGGAAGCCGTCAAAGAGGCGTTCCGTCGCGCGTACAACAAGATCACGCCGCCGTGCAAGATCAACGTCGAGCGCGGCGAAGAACTGCTGGTCCGGTAA